From Bacteroidota bacterium, the proteins below share one genomic window:
- a CDS encoding aldehyde dehydrogenase family protein — protein sequence MPLTTGEFEVFRSGARNYRRKPITVRLKYLSALEEWILENLPVIRKALSDDLGKPAMESDLTEAYGVLGEIRHARSRLPEWMADQPVGTPLSMIGTRAWSCQEPKGVCLLIGPWNFPFLLMVGPLISALAAGNATILKPSEFAPATGRLLTQMVAAVFPADLVCVKEGDHTVSEQLLTLPFDHVFFTGSARVGKIVHAAAAQLNASVTLELGGQCPVIVCADADLEDAARKIVAAKFFNCGQACVAPDHVLVDARVFDPFLNILREQVTALFGDSQQIEQSPDYGRLIHRQHAERLHKLLNDALASGAVLRLGGISRPEQRFMAPTIITGTASSMRIRQEEIFGPILPVEPFESLETALLESGGQDIPLAVYAFTRSRTNLELIRDERRSGALLWNDCAVHFLHPGLPFGGLQGSGLGRAHGHAGFLTFSNQRSILKQRIGWTGIRLFYPPYSRLKRRLADLLLRWF from the coding sequence ATGCCGCTGACTACCGGAGAATTCGAAGTGTTTCGTTCGGGCGCCCGTAACTACAGGCGAAAACCTATCACTGTCCGATTAAAGTACCTGTCAGCGCTGGAAGAATGGATCCTCGAAAATCTTCCGGTTATCCGAAAGGCGCTTTCCGACGACCTTGGTAAACCGGCAATGGAGAGCGACCTGACCGAAGCATACGGAGTACTGGGTGAGATCCGGCATGCGAGGTCCCGCTTGCCCGAATGGATGGCCGATCAACCGGTGGGTACGCCACTCTCCATGATCGGGACACGTGCCTGGAGTTGTCAGGAACCGAAAGGGGTTTGTTTATTGATCGGCCCGTGGAACTTCCCATTCCTATTGATGGTCGGACCGCTTATCAGTGCTCTGGCAGCCGGCAATGCAACCATACTGAAACCTTCCGAGTTCGCCCCCGCTACCGGACGACTGCTGACACAAATGGTCGCGGCCGTCTTCCCTGCCGATCTTGTTTGTGTAAAGGAAGGTGATCACACCGTCTCCGAGCAGTTATTGACCCTGCCGTTCGATCATGTGTTCTTTACCGGAAGCGCCCGGGTGGGCAAGATCGTGCACGCTGCAGCAGCTCAGTTAAACGCATCCGTAACCCTGGAACTCGGCGGACAATGTCCGGTGATCGTTTGCGCGGATGCCGACCTGGAAGATGCAGCAAGAAAGATCGTCGCTGCCAAATTTTTCAACTGCGGGCAAGCCTGTGTTGCCCCGGACCACGTTTTGGTAGATGCAAGGGTCTTCGATCCATTCCTGAATATCCTGCGTGAACAGGTGACGGCGCTCTTTGGCGATTCCCAGCAGATCGAACAATCCCCGGACTATGGCCGACTCATCCACCGGCAACATGCCGAACGCCTGCATAAACTCCTGAATGACGCCCTCGCGTCCGGTGCGGTGCTTCGACTCGGCGGAATATCACGCCCGGAACAGCGATTCATGGCCCCGACCATCATCACCGGAACAGCGTCAAGCATGCGCATCCGGCAGGAAGAAATTTTCGGGCCGATACTGCCGGTGGAACCATTCGAATCGCTGGAAACGGCTTTGTTGGAATCGGGAGGTCAGGACATTCCGCTTGCAGTCTACGCGTTCACCCGCAGCCGCACCAACCTTGAATTGATCCGGGATGAACGGAGGTCGGGAGCTTTGTTGTGGAACGATTGCGCCGTTCACTTCCTGCATCCCGGATTACCCTTCGGTGGTCTTCAGGGAAGCGGACTCGGTCGCGCACACGGACATGCCGGCTTTTTGACGTTCAGCAACCAGCGCTCCATTTTGAAACAGCGGATCGGCTGGACCGGTATTCGCTTGTTCTATCCGCCCTACTCGCGCCTCAAGCGTCGGCTTGCCGACTTGTTGCTTCGCTGGTTCTGA
- a CDS encoding sodium:proton antiporter, which yields MTSAILITFCCLFLLAYIFDLTAGRSRIPSVILLLLTGWLVRHLVSWLHIQLPELSPLLPVIGTIGLIMIVLEGSLELELNHQKRSLIMRSFLVALIPMMLMAGVLTWWFQYQEGGSLRNHLLNVLPLCVISSAVAIPSVRLFSKTEREFVTYESSFSDILGVTFFNFISINQELTFGAFGYFALDLVFIIAISVVATLLLSILLSRIGHHVKFVPIMLMVLLIYGITKSLHLPGLIFVMIFGLFVGNFNKLTRYSWAEYFRPQSLLSEAHRFREITGEGAFLIRASFFILFGFLIDDKGLLNVDTLLQSGIVVGVIFSIRAVLLLLTGLSLRPLLFIAPRGLITILLFLSILPDEKTGSISQSLLLQVILLSALIMTLGTLLGSRKHRRTSSIPEPDENKSILNP from the coding sequence ATGACCTCTGCGATCCTGATTACGTTTTGCTGCCTGTTTCTTCTGGCTTACATCTTTGATCTAACCGCAGGACGGTCTCGGATCCCTTCAGTCATACTCTTACTGTTGACTGGTTGGCTCGTCCGCCACCTCGTTTCGTGGTTGCATATCCAGTTACCTGAATTATCTCCCTTACTACCGGTTATTGGAACCATCGGTCTGATCATGATCGTTTTAGAAGGTTCGCTTGAATTGGAGTTGAACCATCAGAAGCGATCATTGATCATGCGTTCATTCCTCGTCGCGCTCATCCCGATGATGTTGATGGCGGGAGTCCTGACCTGGTGGTTCCAGTATCAGGAAGGAGGTTCCCTTCGGAATCACCTGTTGAATGTCCTTCCACTTTGCGTTATCAGCAGCGCCGTGGCAATTCCCAGTGTCCGTCTATTCTCGAAAACAGAACGGGAATTCGTCACCTACGAGAGCAGCTTTTCAGACATTCTTGGAGTTACATTCTTCAATTTCATTTCCATTAACCAGGAATTGACATTCGGTGCATTTGGCTACTTCGCGCTTGATCTCGTGTTTATTATCGCCATCTCGGTCGTAGCAACATTATTACTGTCGATTCTGCTCAGCCGGATCGGCCATCATGTAAAATTCGTTCCAATAATGCTCATGGTGCTGCTGATTTATGGCATCACAAAAAGCCTGCATCTTCCAGGATTGATCTTCGTCATGATTTTCGGATTGTTTGTAGGAAATTTTAACAAATTGACTCGATACTCCTGGGCGGAATATTTCAGACCGCAATCACTCTTAAGTGAAGCGCATCGCTTTCGGGAAATCACGGGAGAGGGAGCCTTTCTGATCCGGGCATCCTTCTTCATCTTGTTCGGTTTTCTGATCGATGACAAAGGATTACTGAATGTCGATACATTGTTGCAGTCCGGAATTGTGGTCGGGGTAATCTTCAGTATCAGGGCAGTCCTACTCCTCCTCACCGGATTGTCGCTTCGCCCTCTGCTATTCATCGCTCCAAGAGGCCTTATCACCATCTTGCTCTTCCTCTCGATCTTGCCAGATGAAAAGACGGGCAGCATCAGTCAGTCATTGCTGCTCCAGGTTATTCTGCTCTCCGCATTGATCATGACCCTCGGGACCCTCCTCGGCAGCCGAAAACACAGACGAACCTCGAGTATTCCGGAGCCAGACGAAAATAAATCAATCTTGAATCCTTAG
- a CDS encoding glucose 1-dehydrogenase, which produces MNQLSNQTAIITGAASGMGKAMAILFAAEGARVVAADLHQAELDTVVESIRQSGGTAIGIPCNVSLESDIRSLIAGAMEHFGSVDILVNNAGVMDDFHPVEHVSNDVWNKVLRINLDGPFYACRAAIPIMLKQGKGVILNIASVGGLHGARAGAAYTTSKHAVIGLTKNIGYVYAQKGIRCNAIAPGGVNTNIGRDMHPDPFGYERSLPGMGTMPRMGEPEEIARTALFLVSDASSFVNGAVLTADGGWTAY; this is translated from the coding sequence ATGAATCAATTGTCCAATCAAACCGCGATCATTACCGGAGCCGCTTCCGGAATGGGTAAGGCCATGGCCATTTTATTCGCTGCAGAAGGTGCCAGGGTGGTGGCAGCGGATCTTCATCAGGCGGAACTGGACACGGTAGTCGAGTCCATTCGCCAATCCGGTGGTACGGCTATCGGCATTCCGTGTAATGTCAGCCTGGAGTCGGATATCCGGTCCCTGATTGCGGGAGCGATGGAGCATTTCGGTAGTGTCGACATTCTGGTGAACAATGCCGGCGTCATGGATGACTTTCACCCGGTCGAGCATGTTTCAAATGATGTCTGGAACAAGGTGCTCCGCATTAACCTGGACGGACCCTTTTACGCTTGCCGCGCAGCGATACCGATCATGTTAAAACAAGGTAAAGGGGTGATCCTGAATATCGCGTCCGTCGGCGGGCTCCACGGAGCGCGGGCCGGAGCTGCTTATACTACTTCCAAGCACGCTGTGATCGGTCTGACGAAGAACATTGGATACGTCTATGCCCAAAAGGGAATACGCTGCAACGCGATCGCGCCCGGTGGTGTGAATACCAACATCGGCCGTGATATGCATCCGGATCCGTTCGGCTATGAGCGCAGCCTTCCGGGCATGGGTACCATGCCCCGGATGGGGGAGCCGGAGGAGATCGCCCGAACGGCACTGTTCCTGGTCTCCGACGCTTCCAGTTTTGTCAATGGAGCTGTGTTGACCGCCGATGGCGGGTGGACGGCCTACTGA
- a CDS encoding NAD(P)-binding domain-containing protein, translating into MNIAIIGSGNVGGALASRWAAKGHRIFLGVRDPQHFKGQALTELPAVAVFTIPEAVRQSEAILLATPATAAIEVAQSLGDTAGKVILDAMNVVMGRGPQGFSNTADAILAHTASRDVVKCFNTTGFNNMKDPIYQGMPIDLFMAGDSARGKAIARQLAIDAGFAECYDAGGNDKFQLMEQFAFFWINLAMMQGLGREIGFKLLRR; encoded by the coding sequence ATGAACATTGCCATTATTGGTAGCGGAAACGTAGGCGGAGCCCTGGCTTCCCGTTGGGCCGCAAAAGGACATCGCATCTTCCTTGGTGTACGCGATCCACAGCATTTCAAAGGCCAGGCGCTGACCGAATTGCCTGCCGTAGCCGTCTTTACCATTCCGGAGGCAGTCCGTCAGAGCGAGGCAATCCTACTGGCGACACCCGCTACCGCCGCAATAGAGGTGGCACAATCGCTGGGCGACACAGCCGGCAAGGTCATCCTTGATGCGATGAACGTCGTGATGGGGCGCGGTCCGCAAGGATTTTCGAATACGGCTGACGCCATCCTGGCTCATACTGCCAGCCGGGATGTGGTGAAGTGTTTCAATACGACCGGTTTTAACAACATGAAAGACCCCATCTACCAAGGCATGCCGATCGATCTCTTCATGGCGGGCGACAGCGCCCGGGGAAAAGCGATTGCTCGTCAACTGGCAATCGACGCCGGATTCGCGGAATGCTATGATGCAGGTGGCAACGATAAGTTCCAATTGATGGAGCAATTCGCTTTTTTCTGGATCAATCTCGCGATGATGCAGGGACTCGGCAGGGAAATCGGATTCAAGCTCCTCAGGCGTTGA